GGGTGAGACCTCTTTCAGACCACTTTTTCCGAGTCAAGATGGGGAGTTGCGAGGGGAGTTTGGACTCTGAATCGGTGGAAGCTTGCCCTTCTGTTTAGTAATGCCCAAGGGGCTTAGTGGTGCCGTATCGCAAGATCCGAATGGCGCCGGCTCCGAGAGGATCTCGAAACCCGATGCACCGTCCGAACAAGGAGAAATCCATGAAGCAGTTTGCCTGTCTCTTCTGTGCCGCCCTGCTGGCTCTTGCCGGTAGCTTCCTCGTCGTCGACCAGGCCGAAGCCGGCCCCATCAGCGCCCACGCTGTCGATCAGGGCGGCCAGGATGTCCATTTCTTGAACGAAAAGGGCGAGATCGTCCGCGGTAAGCGTTGTGCCGCTCCCAACCCCTCCGCCGGCGAGATGGCCGACTACCGCAAGAACATCGAGGCCTGGATCGCCGAGAACGGCATCACCGGCACGGAAGCCATCGGCAACATCCCCGTCGCCTTCCACGTCGTCTACCAGTCCCGCCGCGGCACCACCGAGGGCAACATCCCGCAGCAGTGGATCGACGACCAGATCGACGTGCTCAACGCCGCCTTCGCCGGCACCGGCTTCGGCTTCTCCCTGTCCAGCGTCGACCGCACCAACAACCGCCGCTGGTTCAACAAGTGCGACAACTTCAACGCCGAGAGCCAGATGAAGAGCTCCCTGGCCATCAGCCCGGCGACCACCCTGAACATCTACACCTGCAAGCCCGGCGGCGGCATCCTCGGCTATGCCTATCTGCCCAACCAGCTGCCGGAGAACGATCCGCTGCACGGCGTCGTGCTGCTCTACTCCAGCCTGCCCGGTGGCTCCGCGGCGCCCTACAACCTGGGCGACACCGGCACCCACGAGGTCGGCCACTACCTGGGCCTCTACCACACCTTCCAGAACGGCTGCTCCGCCCCCGGCGACTACATCGCCGACACCCCCTACGAGGCCAGCCCCGCTTTCGGTTGCCCCGTGGGCCGGGACACCTGCGCCAGCGCCGGCCTGGACCCGATCTACAACTTCATGGACTACACCGACGACGCCTGCATGAACACCTTCACCTCGGACCAGGCGGCGGCCATGCAGGCTGCGGTGGCGACCTACAAGCCCAGCCTCTGAGGCTACTTCTTCGGGCGAAGGCCCGAGTCTGATTTCCTTTCGGGGGTGCTTCGGCACCCCCATTTTCTTGCTCCCAGGTTGCCTGGCCCCCACCCCGAGGGAGGATCTCTAGCGAGATGCTTGTCCCGTTCGGGCAATCCGATACACTGTTCCTTCTAGGAGCCAGCTGGCTTCCAGCCAGATGTTGAGCCTTTCGGAATGCGGCAGCCAACCTTACCCGCCTCGCGTTCGTAACAGAGATGAATTGCGGCTGGCCTAGCCGCTATTGGGTAGAATAGGGCCAGCATTCGCGGGCGGCTCCTCCCGGATCCAGCCCGATCCGTCAGGATAGCCCGCCGATTCCGCCAGAGCCCGCCCGATGCCGGACTGAAGTCTTTTTGAGGCCTTGAAGGGAGAGTCACTCCATGCAACAAGCCGTCGCGACCAACGATCTCACCACCACCCGGGCTCCCTTTATCGAACAGTCGAAGGACCGGGGCGACATGTTCATCCGCCAGCCCTACGAGCTCTACAGCGAGCGCAACCAGGAGGCCTGGCGCCGCCTCTACGAGCGCATGCTGCCGCGCTGGCAGCAATACGCCAACACTCACTTCCTGGAGGGCATCGAGAAGCTCGCCATCGATCCGAACCAGGTGCCGCGCCTGGAGGACGTGAACCAATTCCTGGCTCCCCTCACCGGCTTCGTCGCCAAGGCAGTGGCGGGCTACATCCCCGCCTACCTCTTCTTCGACTCCCTCCGCCGGCGGGAATTCCCCACCACCATCACCATCCGCGACGTCGACACCCTCGACTATCTCCCCGAGCCGGACATCTTCCACGACATTTCCGGTCACGTGCCCATGCACACCGACAAGGACTTCGCCGAGGCCCTGGTGGCCATCGGTGACGTAGCCCAGGCGGCAGCGGAGAAATACGCCGGCTTCAAGGATCGGGAGCAAGCGGTGCGCGAGCTGGACAGCGTCATCAAGGCGCTGGCGCGCTTCTTCTGGTTTACCGTCGAGTTCGGCCTGATGCGCAGCCAGGACGGCAAGGGCATCACCGTCTACGGCAGCGGCCTGCTGAGTTCCTACGGCGAGATCAAACACTCGGTGGAGTCACCGGAGGTGCAGCGCTACCCCTTCCAGCTGGAGTGGGTGGTGAACCAATACTTCGAGATCCACCACTACCAGCCTCTGCTCTTCGTCGTCGACAGCTTCGACCACCTCTACAGCGAGGCGGACCGGCTGCGCAAATGGGTCCTCGAGGGCAAGGTCTCCAACGTCAGCCCCGGCGAGCCACTGGTCGACCCCGCCGACCTGGAGTCCTTTCTCAACGCGGTCTGAGCGAGACGAGCAGCGTCGATAGCAAAAGCGCCCGGTCGGACCGGGCGCTTTTTCGTTGGAGCGGAAGCTAAGCCAGGAGTCAGAGCAGGTCGTTGAAGGCCTGGGCGAGCTGAAAGTCCTTCTCGCTGATGCCATCCACGTCGTGGGTGGCGAGGTGGATGCGCACCTGGTTGTAGACGTTGAACCACTCGGGATGGTGGTTCATCTTCTCCGCCAGCAACGCGCCGCGGGCCATGAAGCCGAAAGCGCCGACGAAGTCGTCGAAGCGCAGCTCCCGGTACAGCTTGCCGCCGTCCAGGGTCCAGCCATCCAAATCCTGCAGTCGGCTCTCGATCTCGGTGTCGGTGAGCTTGGTCAATGCCATCGGTGTCCTCCTAGGTGTGGGGTGGTGTCCTAGTTCAAATGCCTGGTTCCCACGCTCCAGCGTGGGAACCAACAGCAAAGAGCCATGCGCTGACGCCCAAGCCCCGCTCCAGCGGGGCGGAAAGAAGCTTGCCATGAGCTCTCCCCCGCCCACGACGCTGGAGCGTCTCCCCTGAGCTCCCACGCTGCAGCGTGGGAGCGAGGTGACTTCGCTTGATCGAATGGGGCTCAGGTCGAGGACTGCTCCACCACCACTTCCTGGTCCACCGCGGGTGGCGGGACTTCCTGGGCCGTGCCGTCAGGCCAGACGATGCGCACAGCCTCGACGGTCTCCGCCCCGCCGAGACCGAAGGTCACGGGCAGCTCCGTCTGGGAGAGATAGCTACGGGTGGGCATCACCTGGCGGCGCTGGGTGACGCCATCGGCGGTGACCTCCACCCAGGCTCCCACGGCATCGCGGCTGACGCCTTGCTGCGGGTCCCCGACGAGGCGTAGCCGCAGCCAGTGGTGGCCGAGGGCCTGATCGTTGCGCAGCACTAGCGGCGCACCACCCACCTGGGTCAGCACCAGGTCCAGATCACCGTCGGCGTCGAGGTCGCCGAAGGTGGCGCCGCGGCCGACGATGGGGGAGGCCAGGTCACCGGTCTCCTCCGGCGGCACCGGCACGAAGGTACGCCCCGACTCCGAACCGGCATTCCAGAACAGCTGGGCAGGCTGGCGATAGCTCTGGCTGGGATCCACCGAGGCGATCTCCTCCTCCAGATGGCCGTTGGCCTGAA
This portion of the Acidobacteriota bacterium genome encodes:
- a CDS encoding phenylalanine 4-monooxygenase, whose protein sequence is MQQAVATNDLTTTRAPFIEQSKDRGDMFIRQPYELYSERNQEAWRRLYERMLPRWQQYANTHFLEGIEKLAIDPNQVPRLEDVNQFLAPLTGFVAKAVAGYIPAYLFFDSLRRREFPTTITIRDVDTLDYLPEPDIFHDISGHVPMHTDKDFAEALVAIGDVAQAAAEKYAGFKDREQAVRELDSVIKALARFFWFTVEFGLMRSQDGKGITVYGSGLLSSYGEIKHSVESPEVQRYPFQLEWVVNQYFEIHHYQPLLFVVDSFDHLYSEADRLRKWVLEGKVSNVSPGEPLVDPADLESFLNAV
- a CDS encoding 4a-hydroxytetrahydrobiopterin dehydratase — its product is MALTKLTDTEIESRLQDLDGWTLDGGKLYRELRFDDFVGAFGFMARGALLAEKMNHHPEWFNVYNQVRIHLATHDVDGISEKDFQLAQAFNDLL
- a CDS encoding zinc metalloprotease, giving the protein MKQFACLFCAALLALAGSFLVVDQAEAGPISAHAVDQGGQDVHFLNEKGEIVRGKRCAAPNPSAGEMADYRKNIEAWIAENGITGTEAIGNIPVAFHVVYQSRRGTTEGNIPQQWIDDQIDVLNAAFAGTGFGFSLSSVDRTNNRRWFNKCDNFNAESQMKSSLAISPATTLNIYTCKPGGGILGYAYLPNQLPENDPLHGVVLLYSSLPGGSAAPYNLGDTGTHEVGHYLGLYHTFQNGCSAPGDYIADTPYEASPAFGCPVGRDTCASAGLDPIYNFMDYTDDACMNTFTSDQAAAMQAAVATYKPSL